From Kaistella polysaccharea:
TGGACATTCTTTAGCTAATGCCTATGTTTTGGTTCCTGCTTTTCAGGCTGCCGTAGAAGGGAAATCGCCAAATGGACCCATTACTACTCCTAAAAAATCTGGATTTCCTTTACCAAACTGGCGCGTCACTTATTCAGGATTGAAAAATATTCCGCTGATAAACAGTCAGTTTTCTAAGTTTGATATTTTACATGGTTATACCTCCACATTTACCGCCGCAGGCATCCAGTCGAGTATTGATTACTATAATATTCAAAACAATGCAATTATAGATCGTGATGCTTTTGGTGACTTCTATAATCCGTATACCTTTTCTCAGGTTGGTTATGTAGAAGCTTTTGCACCGCTTATCGGAGCTGATGTTACCATGCGAAATAATATGCAGTTCCGCGCACAATATAACACTGACCGACTTTTCATGCTGGGATTGGTAAACCATACTTTAACGGAAGACACTGGAAAGGAATACATCGTCGGTTTTGGATATATTTTGAAGGATTTGAAACTGAAACTCAATTTTAAAGGAAAACAAAGAACGATTAAAAGTGATTTAAATGTTCGTGGAGACTTCTCTTTACGAGACAGCCAAACCAGAATTACCAATATTTTGCAAGATGATTCTCAGGTTACAGGTGGCCAAAGAATGATGAGTATTAAATTTTCTGCCGATTACAATATGTCGCAAAACTTTAATATAAGACTCTTCTACGACCAGTTGTTAACCCGATATAAAATCTCTACAGCCTTTCCGCTTTCTACTATTCGGGGCGGTTTAACGGCCACATTTACCTTTGGAGGAACAGGTGGTTTCTAAATTTTAATAAATAAAACTCAGTGCTTTTTGCTGAGTTTATTTCTAAAGGTCTAAAACATAAATTAAATCCTTAATTTTGCTTTTCATAATATCAAAAATATGGATCAAGATATCGACTTTGATGATGACTTATTTACCGGAAAAGAACATACTCCTTTAAGAGATGATGCTTTTGAAAAATTACCAGCCGAAAAAATTGAAATTATCCAGAAACATTTCCATCAGATTATGGAAACTTTAGGAATGGATATGACTGATGATTCGCTAAAAGATTCTCCGAAACGCGTTGCGAAAATGTACGTTAATGAAATTTTCGGGGGATTGCTTCCGGAAAATAAACCGCGTATTTCTACTTTTTCTAATAAATATAAATACCGCCAAATGTTGGTTGAAAAAGACATTACGGTATATTCTTTCTGCGAACATCATTTCTTGCCGATTATCGGTCGGGCTCATGTTGCCTATATTTCGAATGGCGAAGTCATCGGACTTTCCAAGATAAACAGAATCGTAGATTATTATGCCAAGCGACCGCAAGTTCAGGAAAGGCTAACCATGCAAATTGTAGATGCCCTAAAGGATGCATTGGGAACCAAAGATGTTGCCTGCATTATCGAAGCGAAACACTTGTGCGTAAACTGTCGTGGTATAAAAGATACAGCGAGTTCTACAACGACTGCAGAACTTAGTGGACTTTTCAGAACCAATCCCATCAGCAGACAGGAATTCCTGCATTATGTAGGAAGTCGTGCGAAATTGGACTAATCTCAAACTTTTAATAAAATGAATTTAAAAATATACAATTCCCTCTCCGGTGAAAAAGAAATTTTCACGCCTATACATGAAAACAGCGTCGGAATGTATGTTTGCGGACCAACCGTTTACAGTAATGTACATTTGGGAAATGTCCGTACATTTATGTCTTTTGATTTCATTTACCGCTCTTTGGTTCACTTGGGTTACAAAGTTCGTTATGTAAGAAACATTACCGATGCCGGGCATTTAACAGATGATGGCGATGTTGATAACGACCGTTTTGTAAAACAGTCGCGCTTGGAAAAACTGGAACCCATGGAAATTGTACAGAAATATACTGTTGATTTTCACAAAGTTTTAGAAGTATTTAATTTGCTTCCACCTACGATCGAACCAACCGCAACCGGACATATTTTAGAACAGATTGAATTGACGCAAAAATTAATAGATAAAGGTTTTGCCTACGAAAGCAATGGTTCTGTTTATTTTGATGTTTTGGAATACAACAGTCGTGGTTTAAATTACGGTGAACTTTCCCGGAGAAATATAGACGAACTTTTTGCCAACACCCGTGATTTAGACGGTCAAAGTGAAAAGAAAAATCCACAAGATTTTGCCCTGTGGAAAGCCGCTTCTCCTGCACATATCATGCGTTGGAATTCTCCTTGGGGCGAAGGTTTTCCCGGTTGGCATTTGGAATGTACCGCGATGTCAACGAAATATTTAGGTGAAAAATTCGATATTCACGGTGGTGGAATGGATTTGAAATTCCCGCATCACGAATGTGAAGTTGCCCAAGGAAAAGCATGTAATGATGTTGCGCCCGTAAATTACTGGATGCACGCCAATATGCTTACTATGAACGGACAGCGAATGAGCAAATCTACGGGAAATTATATATTACCGATGGAACTCGTTTCTGGCAGTAACGACTTTTTTGAAAAACCTTTTCATCCAACAATTGTTCGTTTTAATTTTATGCAGGCGCATTACCGCAGTGTTTTAGATATTTCTAATGAAGCCATGGTCGCCAGTGAAAAAGGATTTCAGCGTTTGATGGAAGCCATGAAAGTGCTTTCAAATAATAATTTCTCAAGTGCTGAGGTTTCCACTTTTGATATCAATGCTTGGAAAGAAAAATGCTATACCGCTTTAACCGACGATTTTAATTCGCCGATTTTGATTGCGAATCTTTTCGAGGCGGTTAATTTCATCTTTAAATTAAAGGATGGAA
This genomic window contains:
- the folE gene encoding GTP cyclohydrolase I FolE, encoding MDQDIDFDDDLFTGKEHTPLRDDAFEKLPAEKIEIIQKHFHQIMETLGMDMTDDSLKDSPKRVAKMYVNEIFGGLLPENKPRISTFSNKYKYRQMLVEKDITVYSFCEHHFLPIIGRAHVAYISNGEVIGLSKINRIVDYYAKRPQVQERLTMQIVDALKDALGTKDVACIIEAKHLCVNCRGIKDTASSTTTAELSGLFRTNPISRQEFLHYVGSRAKLD
- the cysS gene encoding cysteine--tRNA ligase, which encodes MNLKIYNSLSGEKEIFTPIHENSVGMYVCGPTVYSNVHLGNVRTFMSFDFIYRSLVHLGYKVRYVRNITDAGHLTDDGDVDNDRFVKQSRLEKLEPMEIVQKYTVDFHKVLEVFNLLPPTIEPTATGHILEQIELTQKLIDKGFAYESNGSVYFDVLEYNSRGLNYGELSRRNIDELFANTRDLDGQSEKKNPQDFALWKAASPAHIMRWNSPWGEGFPGWHLECTAMSTKYLGEKFDIHGGGMDLKFPHHECEVAQGKACNDVAPVNYWMHANMLTMNGQRMSKSTGNYILPMELVSGSNDFFEKPFHPTIVRFNFMQAHYRSVLDISNEAMVASEKGFQRLMEAMKVLSNNNFSSAEVSTFDINAWKEKCYTALTDDFNSPILIANLFEAVNFIFKLKDGKETITQNDLQELKTLMNDFVFDVLGLKNIEENNNEKLDQTLQVLIDLRNQARKSKNFDLSDQIRDRLLAEGIELKDGREGTSYSIS